The DNA sequence CACTTAATCAGCAGAGCTGAAGCAAAATTACCAACTGCAAGTGCTCATTCCAAAACCCTCTGGTGGAAGAACCCAGCATTTCAGCtccaccagcagctctcaggggAAGATCCCCCTTCCAGCCATACTGAGAGCAGCAGACCACAAAGCCTTTGCACAGCATTGGAAATGGGgtgcagctgctgagccaggTGCTGCAAACCACCCACCCACGAGTGTCCTACCACGTGTTTCCTACCACGTTTCCCATTGAAAGATGAGCTGACTTTCATATAAAATCCCACATTCTGGGCAAGAACTCCTACCTACACCTGCTGGAGGACATCACCACATTGTCAGACAAGTCTCTAAGCTTGCAGAACACCTCTGGGGGATGTTTGTACTGCACACAACTGCACGGAGTCAGACTGTCCAAaaacagctgagctctgcacctGGGCTGCCTCAtctcctgcaggagaagggctgCAGCTGATGGAATTAAGCAAACAGCTTTTCTTGTGGAAATGGCAAAcacaaagaaggaaggaacatAACTGAGGCAGAAATATGCAAATGAACCGCTCTCACAAGAGTGTGGTCTGATCTTCACAAGAGTTTTGTCATTTCAGTTGCTTGCAGAGACCAAGGAGAAGGAATCTGTGCTCTTCTGAGGCAAGTAAAGGACTGCACTCCAGATTTCACATCATCCTCCTTTCTCCAGTACAGTGGCAACAGGGACCTGGACCAGTACAGTGTACCCTAAGCAGGGATGCATTTCCTGTCTACAATCCTGTCCCACATGGTTACAGCTCAAGGAGCATCACCAATACCAAAGTGACCAGAGAAGGTTGTGGTAGACGTGGAAACCCCAGCCAGAGGCCCAGAGTGTTTTACAGTAAGTGACACAGCTGAAATGCCCCCATctgacacagccaggctgggcctgCTGGAAGCAGGAGAGAGCCTCAAAGGCTGAGCAGTCAGGTGGTTCTACAGCACAGAACTTGGTGACTTTCAGAACACATCATGAGGAAAGGGCCTGGAGAGTCAGCCTCAGTGCTCAGTTTCCAtcagcagtgccagtgctgcAATTTCAGTATGGGGAAGGATACCTGCAGAGACAAAGCCAAATGGCCATCTATGTGCAGTGAAACAGCAGGGGGAGGGCAGGAAAATCCATAGTCCCCTGTCCTGGACACAGCTCAGGCTGTCCTTTGACATTTCTGCATCCACCCCAGGATAGTCAACCACATTTTGGATTCCACAGACCACCTCTgtgcagagggaagcagaggtgTTCCAGGTACCAGGGCAGGAATACTGAAAGCTAAACTGTGGTGAAGAGCTGACACATACAGAGTGGTGAAGAGTTTGACACATATACTGGCAGACAAAGGTACATGTAACAGTCCTGAGCACCTGGAAGAAGCACATTTAAGAGGTTCCTCTGCCACTACATTTTTATGAAGTTGAAACTCATCAGAATATTTGAGACTGGGCGTATTTGGTGGGAAATCATGATACACTGAGAGTTGTAAACTTCCAGACCAACCCCAGCACACTAACAGcccagacagaagaaaaaaggtggAAATCAGAAGCAGCGTTGTAAGAAATAAGGGCTGGAACCTGTGAGTCTGTTGGCAACATCCTTTGACTTCTAAGTGAGAGATAACAGCAGTAGGGGAGGGGAGGTTGGGCATGAAAGGAGAGTGCAGCTTCTAGGATGCCATTCCAAGCAGGAATCCTCCAGCAAACCCTCCAGTCAGGATAACATTCTTCTTCAGAAATATGACCACCTAAGCAGGGGTGAAAAGAGACAACAGTGTTCAACAACATCAGGCCACCCATTGACCCTCCTGCTAAGAAGAAATCCCTCTCAGGCTGTTCTTCAGGCAAGTGATGCTCACAGAGATGCCACTGCTCAGATTTGGGAAAACTTCCTAACGACCTCCCCTCCCTAACTGCACCAGCACACAGCCAGATCCTGCTCGGCCACGAGCAGCCAGCCcctccaggagaatgctgtgggaaactATGTCTTCCTAAACTCTAGGCAGGCAACATCCACAGCTTTTGTCATCTCTCCCATTTTGCTGTCATGCAAGAATTCCCTCTTTGTATTTGCACAACTGAACATCCATAACAGCTCAAGAATCAATCCTGTTTTCTGCTGTCCCTCCAGCACATGGCCTGGGAGAGCTGTCTCACCTCGTCCACTCTGCTTTTCACTTCTGGAGGCATTTTATTACCACTGGTGTGaaatttcagctgctgcttggctttgTTCATGTCCCGTTGCACTAGGTTCCAGTCCACCTTGATGTATCCCGTGTGGTTTGCAATCTAGAGTTTTGAGGATTAGAAAAAAGTTCCTGAAGTCCTGCATGACCACAGCTAAACTCCTTGCTCACCCACCTGCCCTGACCACAGCCACCTCCCACTCACTGCTCCAGTGGGCACACTGGCTTAAAAACTGGACAGAACACCAACCCTGGAGCTGTGTCAAGTGTTCTGCAACATCTGTCTCCCACAGTAAtgccccagctgctgggcaCACACTGCAGCTCAGCCTGCTTCGGCCTCTCTTCCTCAGTGTAAAGCTGGCATCAGCTCTCCCTCACAACTGCCATGGATATTACTGGGACTCTCTGCagttctcctgctgctgtgggtggaCACAGCTATTAATAGCCCACTCCTCTCAAACTGTTTTATCTGCTCAGGGTGATTCAGCTGTGGAACTCCCTCTGCCCAGAGCAAGCTTCTGATGTTCAGCAGAACAAGCAGAACCAGGAGAGTGAGGGAGAATGAGTCACACACAAGACCTGTCTGCCCCAGGAGCAAACAGGTGAGAGCTGAACAAGGCCTGAGGGCTGCTCTACCTGCTCCAGGATGCACCAGATACATGAACACATCTGAGCAGCTTCCCTCAATGCCAGGGCTCTTGGAAACCAGCAGAAGTGGTAGAGGACAGCGAGagctctcctttctctcctcttccccagtgCTTTACAGAGCACCACCTGTGCTGGCTGACTCCTCGGgaagccaggctggcaggaagCATGTCACAGGTATGGGTAAATCCTTCTTGACACgcagggctgttcctgcagggacactgtgccacagccacaggACTCAGTATGTTagcctgtcctgcagcagcagcatggctcACTGCAGCTGAAGGCTGCCTCATGCTCCCCTCAGGTGCCCCTGCAGTAAAAGCTCTCCTGTGCCTCTGGCCTAGCCTTTGGAAGCAGATCCTCAGTGGATGTGCACTGGCAATCCTGGGGTTTATGCACTCTGACCCTGCCCTGCTGGTGCATCCATGTGCCCTGGAGAACACCCACCTTTGACATTCACAGCCACACAAAGCCCCTGGCAGAGGGGGTGGGCTGATCCCACATGCCCCAACAGGCAGTGGTTCCTAGAGAGACCTttgtccccagcagcccagtTCTCAGAAAGCCTGGGCTGCTGTTCATACACACCTGAAGTAGGAAAAAGCCTCCTCCCACTGCTGTCGCTGCCAGCTTTCCAACTTTCTGGAAGATGAATCCAGTACACCTACAAACCAACCAGCATTCAGTCAGGAGAATgaaacaccacacacacacattacGCTTCCCACAGGCAAggctgcctttggcagcagtTACTCGAGACTGGAGACAGCCTGacaaacagcagaagaaacCCACGTGCAACCAGAGAGAACGATTTGCACCCAGACAAATTTGATACTTTACAGCTTTTCACTTTGTGCTGTCACATTCCAGCCTTTTTCAGTTTGATTCTTATCTCTTCAACCTCATCCTTCTCCTAAAAGAGTAACCAGAAACCTGTGATTTCATCAAAATCAACAAGTGATTTTATGTAttgatgttgtttttttttttttaactggtaTCATCTCTGAGGGGAAATCAGGGAGCACATGTGCTGCTCCATGATAGAGCATGGGGAGCAAATCAGAAGCCTCTTTCTTACTTATTTAAAAAGTAAGCAGCAAGCAATTACTTActttacctttttatttctcagaagagaaaaatgatgGAACAAGCACACAGCAGTGATCTAAGGCTATACTGGTCTCCAAAATGGGTTACCTGCTTTCAATATGAAAAAcattcctgcagccagcaccacCCCGTTGCTCAGCCAAGGGCTGGTGTGTTGTGCCACCCAAACCACACTTTCCTTGGAACACGGTTTCCTTATGAGCATTGCAAAGAACACAGCAACCTGCCTTTACCCATTTCTGAATATGTGAATATTTCTGAAGGTGTGTTCATGTCTCTTGTATGAGAGAGGCAGCCAGGTCACACTTCTGTGAGAAGACAAAGCTCTGTCATACACTGTTAAATAATTACCCCGTTGCCAGGTGAAGATGAGTGGCGTGCTAAGAGGCAAAGCAGTGATTACACAAAATTTTCAACTCAAACGACGCTGAGGGAATGAAGTTACAAATAGAGCCACACTCGGTCCCAGCTACAAATGACAGGAAACCCTGGGAACTGTGAGCCCAGGAGGTTTTTAATGCAGATGCCTGAAGCACATCCACCTCCAGTGGAGAAGGCATCCTTGTTTGTCTGCTCTAATTCAACAGCACCGTTTTTTAccagaagttaaaaataattacagactGGTGCAATTCTCTTCGCTTCAAGACAGTCTCAGTTCTTCAAGTTAGAGACAGCATTTAAGACgtcccagggctcagcagacCACGCCAGGGGACAGGAGGGCGAGCGGCCGCCCTCTCTGGATGTCAGCCACATGATCACCCAGCAGCTGTCAGTGTGACCCCAGGGACCCAGGCAGCGCCTGCCACGAGCAGCAAGGGCAGCCCCGGCCCTCCTTACCATCCCGTGACCCCTCCGATCACCAGCTGCGTGGCCACGTTGTATTTCTCAGCGCTCGACCCCGAGCTGGGGGCGAACATCTTGCGCCACCAGGGCCGGTTCTTGGTGTACTCCGCCAGGTCCAGCACGTTGAATGTGTCGTCCTTCGCACCTGCAGGCACCTGGAGAGGCTCAGTGCGGGGAGGACCGTGCCACAGCCCCCTGCAGCTGCCCGGTGCCTCCCCAGGGGCACAGGAGCCCTGCCCAGACACGCAGCTCACCGGGACTGGCACTGCCCCCGGTCTCCGggaattcccagctccctcagccccctcccagGGCCTCCGGGACCCCGTGCCCGGGACCGCTCACTCCCTCGGGGACGCCCCTCGCAGAGTGGCCGGGGCTGGGGTCCCGTGCCCGGAGCCGCCCCCCCCCGGGCCCTCAAGCGGGGCCAGGCCCCGCCGCCGCGCGGTGCAGAGGGAACGACACCGCGCTCTGCAGCGGGGAGGCCGAGCTGGGGCAGCCGGGGACCCGCTGCCAGGGCGAGAGGGGTGGGGGGACCCGCGCCCCGAGCCACCCCCGGCCatccccgcccggcccggcccggcccggcccggcccacCTCCGCCCGGCACCGCCATGACGCCGCTGCGCTCCGCGCAGGCGCGGGCACGGCGCGCGCGTCACCGGGAGCGCGCGTCACCGGGAGCGCGCGTCACCGGGAGCGCGCGTCACCGGGGCGAcgggagaggggagagggacggggagagggaggggaagcaAGGGGAGAGACAGACGGGGACGGGGGCACAGGGGCGGGCACGGGGAGAGGGGCGCGGACGGACAGGTCGGGAGAAAGGCGcgggaaggaagaaagagggaCGGGAGGGAAACGGGACCCGAGGGGAAAGGGGCGCGAGGGGAGGGACGGGAGCGCGCGGGGGCGCGCCCGGGTCTCGGCCGTGTCCCGGCGGTGCCCCCGGTGCTCCCCTCTGCAGGGGCTccggtgctgcagcagcatcgCCGCCCCGGAGCGgctccccggtgtccccggtgtccccggggtCCCGCCTGAGCGGGGCGGgtgtgcagcagcagcggcaccGCTCCAGCGGCATCCAGCGAGCGACACAGGGCTTCCTGAAGCCCATGGTGGTTTGCTTCCTCTGGCACGGGAGCTCTTGCTTGGCTGTGAGCTGCCGCAGGGCAGACACGGCGCTTTTTGCCATTCGCTAAAAGGACCCCAGACCCGCCGGCACTCCGGGCAGCTGAGCACCCCCCTGGCATGCGAgcttccagcactgctgccgTGCGTTCTGCCAGCACACCCAGCTCAGGCCTGTTGTGCCTCTGCCCCGCCGCCGATTTGGGCAGCTTGGACGTGCTGCCTGGTAGGAACACATTTTACTGTTTCCCCTGAAATAATACGGCACCTCTGATTTCTGAGCCATTACTCACTTGAGCTCCCGTAGAACAAATGCCACCTACTTCCCAGCTGGGATTTCCAAAGATGGAAATCCTGAGACACAacacaacaaataaaaaaaaaaaaaaaaattctcatggAGAGATTGTGACAGAGGAGacctgtggcaagcacatttctctctctcaagattttttattaaggtgcacagagagaaatgaaagagaaaacaatttctaattctgctccttgtttttctcttgtaaaatgtgtttagaaaattgtttacccagagtaAGCACTTAGTTAAATCGTAGTAGATTGTTTAGGCCTGACAGCCAATCGAATCCACCTGTGTCTAGACTCTAGAAAACagtcacaagttgtgagttagcTAAATATGATAGTTAGAAAAAGTAACATGTaatatttagtatcctcttttatagagcatattaatgtattataacataattataataaagcaatcattcaaCCTTCTAAAAtagagttagacatcatcattcttcccattgagTTCACCAACATCTACAACAGAGACCTGACCGTCATTTGGGGTTAATGGAAAGCAGCGTGTGAGTGGGAGCAGGAGCGCAGGCGGCGTGGGACGGGTAGGGGAACAAACACTTCTAGGAACTAACAGCAGCACTCATCTGCACTGGTGAGGACATCCTGCTGGTAAACATCCCGGCACCTCGTTGGCCCTTGCACCTAGGTCAGGACGTGTTGGGAGCTGCAGCAATGTCCCACGCgtttcctgcactgctctgaTTAGGgggagctgcctggagcagtGTGTGCGCGTTCAGACCAAAGTGACAGGACAGCACTTCCCCGGGCATGGAAGGAAAAGATGTGGCCGTGGAGGGGATGGCTGGAGGCAAGATGGCCCCTAGAAATCCAATCTGAACACCAGCGTCAGGTGGCACTGGGGTCTCCTGCATGTCTGCTACATGAAAGGCTTCCGTCCCTGTGCAGCACATGTCCCTGGGTTTGTGTCCCTCGCCCTGAGCAAAGGGATGCCTTCATGCCCTGGGGCCAGGCAGGTCTCCTTTGGTACCTCCAGCTGTGGGCTCTCCTACACACATGATCCCAGGGGCATCTGCTGGCCTGGGCATCGGCACCATGGCCTCATCTTTCCTAGCACATGTGCACCTTCATCTGGTGCAGGTGCTCAGCTTCCTCCAGCGGGAAAGAAGGATCTGGGCTGACAAGGTGGAGGTGCttcagggctgggggctcctgTGTGGTGGGTCAGGCACAGCCTGGTGCGGTGGGTGCAAGGACAGAGCCCAGCAGTAGCACCTCAGCAGCCCACAGCcgctgcagctccctgccaggcGCCTTCCTGCTGTTCAGCTTTGGAGGCACAGGCATGGAACACCATTCCCCATCTCAAAGgctttctctccctcctggCACCACCACAGCCTTCCAGCTTCCATGGCCAAGCTTAGCCCGCCAGCCCATGGGAGCTTCCAGCGAGAGCTTCTGCTGCCTGACTCATTCAGAGACGCCTCTGATGTGAGGAAcaagagagaaagcagaaatgctCCACTGACCCACTCACTGCAGGGAAACCCAGCAGAGGAAAGCAGGCTTAGTTCTGGGACCTCCTCCGTGGCAGTATTTCTACTCTGATGCTAGGGTAGGTCCGTGAGGGATGGATTCTCTGCATACTCAGGGGTGTTGATGGCATCAGCCCTGCTGCACTGCTGTTCCCTGGGGGTGCCTGTACCTGTGAGTTTGCCCATCCAAGAACTGCACTGCGCTGCAGCCCCTCTTTGCTCCCTCACTGCTGGGGTGCAGT is a window from the Vidua macroura isolate BioBank_ID:100142 chromosome 14, ASM2450914v1, whole genome shotgun sequence genome containing:
- the FUNDC2 gene encoding FUN14 domain-containing protein 2 — encoded protein: MAVPGGGAKDDTFNVLDLAEYTKNRPWWRKMFAPSSGSSAEKYNVATQLVIGGVTGWCTGFIFQKVGKLAATAVGGGFFLLQIANHTGYIKVDWNLVQRDMNKAKQQLKFHTSGNKMPPEVKSRVDEVVIFLKKNVILTGGFAGGFLLGMAS